A window from Branchiostoma floridae strain S238N-H82 chromosome 16, Bfl_VNyyK, whole genome shotgun sequence encodes these proteins:
- the LOC118432793 gene encoding uncharacterized protein LOC118432793: MTTAILFTSCITDQTRFDDLDAKFTTCISPSSEPEDVQARMYAVYDGVMDRMIRLGFNHGFTNIEVFKMKDGQLKICEVNARGSKQLSTIYKASHTNVTQDYVYLTAGLGIRPVLPTETGRYGISYPIRFRVLDRPGNLVDFDQIEKLKQDPDVAFRLTVAGPDDDVTSFAGSAGNHFVYLHTYGDTREAMIRKLADAMQLLVKKPELLTYPIHYVI, encoded by the exons aTGACCACGGCTatcctctttacgtcttgt ATAACTGACCAGACCCGTTTCGATGATCTGGACGCCAAGTTTACCACCTGCATCTCTCCGAGCTCTGAACCGGAGGACGTGCAGGCGCGCATGTATGCGGTGTATGACGGCGTGATGGACAGGATGATTCGGTTGGGCTTCAACCACGGCTTCACCAACATCGAGGTGTTCAAGATGAAGGATGGACAG TTGAAGATATGTGAAGTGAATGCACGGGGATCGAAGCAACTCTCTACCATCTACAAGGCGAGCCACACCAACGTTACCCAGGACTATGTGTACCTGACTGCTGGCCTCGGTATCCGACCAGTCCTCCCTACGGAAACAGGGAGGTATGGGATATCGTACCCTATCCGGTTCCGCGTTCTGGACAGGCCGGGCAACTTGGTTGATTTTGACCAG ATCGAAAAGCTGAAGCAGGATCCTGACGTCGCCTTCAGACTCACGGTGGCTGGTCCTGACGATGACGTCACCAGTTTCGCCGGCAGCGCGGGAAATCACTTCGTGTACCTGCACACTTACGGCGACACGCGGGAGGCCATGATCAGGAAGCTGGCTGACGCCATGCAACTCCTCGTCAAGAAGCCAGAGTTACTGACTTACCCAATACATTATGTGATATGa